AAAATTGGAATTTCGTCCTTGTATAGACTTACATGAAGGGAAAGTTAAACAGATTGTCGGCTCTACGCTTTCCGATAATAAGAATTCGCTTGTCGAAAATTTTTCTACCGATAAACCGCCGATGGAGTTTGTAAATTTATATAAAAGAGACGATTTACGAGGCGGGCACGTAATAAAACTCGGAAACGGAAACGACGAAGCTGCAAAAGAAGCACTTTCCCTGTGGAAAGACGGTTTTCATATCGGCGGTGCAATAAACGATGAAAATGCAAAATATTGGCTTGATTGCGGCGCGTCGCACGTTATAGTAACAAGTTTTGTTTTTAAAGACGGAAGAGTGAACTTTGATAATCTGCAGAAGCTTAAAAAGGCGATCAAAAAAGAACGGATCACACTTGATTTGTCGTGTAAAAAACGCGGGAATAAATATTACATTGTTACCGATAGATGGCAAAAATTTACAGACGAAATAATTGACGAAAAGTCTCTTGATTTTTTCTCTCAATATTGCGACGAGTTTTTAATTCACGCCGCAGACGTCGAAGGTAAAAAGCAGGGTGCGGATTTGGAATTGGTGGAAATTTTGGCGGAAAACGTAAAAATTCCGACAACATACGCAGGCGGGATTTCGACTATGGACGACATAAAAAAATTGCAAATTCACGGCAAAAACCGCATAAATTTTACTGTCGGAAGCGCATTAGACATTTTCGGCGGAAATCTGAATTATTCGCAGGTCGTGGAATTTTGCAGGCAAAGGTAATTCTATCGCGATACGAAGTATTTACCGTCTGCCGTTTGAGATATTATTTCTCTTAATTCCAAATCAAAAAGAATTTCGCAAAGTTCACCGACATCCGCTCCGCATTTTTCAGATAAATCCTGCACCGACATCCGCTCTTTGCCCAAAAGTGAGATTACGTTTTC
This genomic interval from Chitinispirillales bacterium contains the following:
- the hisA gene encoding phosphoribosylformimino-5-aminoimidazole carboxamide ribotide isomerase, which gives rise to MEFRPCIDLHEGKVKQIVGSTLSDNKNSLVENFSTDKPPMEFVNLYKRDDLRGGHVIKLGNGNDEAAKEALSLWKDGFHIGGAINDENAKYWLDCGASHVIVTSFVFKDGRVNFDNLQKLKKAIKKERITLDLSCKKRGNKYYIVTDRWQKFTDEIIDEKSLDFFSQYCDEFLIHAADVEGKKQGADLELVEILAENVKIPTTYAGGISTMDDIKKLQIHGKNRINFTVGSALDIFGGNLNYSQVVEFCRQR